Proteins from a single region of Rhizobium brockwellii:
- a CDS encoding SIS domain-containing protein: MDIHKTDAQIADALKAVSGRESVTDIFFVACGGSFSLMLTTQYITDREASRINGIALNAAEFTARAPKTLGRNSLVIACSHSGTTPETVEAIRFARQAGALTISLTNVLGSPLDDASEFTIAYKHTPLEMSSHHSAAILSRLALGIVKVREGNNKADDFEAALTTLPRLVDQKIADLKGEIATFAEAHKRDSVIYTMASGSNYGVAYCYAICLFQEMLWIHSAAIQAGEYFHGPFEVTDFDVPFVQLMGVGPTRAIDERAFSFAQKYSRRVTALDARKLGISDFPESIAEYLTPLLFTPILRAYMEKLAEAKGHPLTVRRYMWKLEY, from the coding sequence ATGGATATCCATAAGACAGATGCTCAAATAGCTGACGCCCTGAAGGCTGTTTCCGGCCGCGAAAGCGTGACGGACATCTTCTTTGTTGCGTGCGGCGGCTCGTTCTCTTTGATGCTAACGACGCAGTATATTACCGACCGAGAGGCGAGCCGTATTAATGGCATCGCATTGAATGCCGCCGAGTTTACAGCACGCGCCCCCAAGACCCTTGGCCGGAATTCTTTGGTTATTGCATGTTCGCATTCGGGCACCACGCCGGAAACGGTCGAAGCTATTAGATTCGCACGGCAGGCTGGCGCATTGACCATTTCTCTGACCAATGTCCTTGGCAGCCCACTCGACGATGCATCAGAGTTTACCATCGCCTACAAGCACACTCCACTCGAGATGAGTTCGCACCATTCGGCAGCTATCCTTTCGCGGCTGGCGTTGGGCATCGTCAAAGTGCGCGAAGGTAATAACAAAGCAGATGATTTCGAAGCAGCCCTCACAACCCTTCCAAGACTCGTCGACCAGAAGATCGCTGATCTGAAGGGGGAAATCGCTACGTTCGCAGAGGCGCATAAGCGTGACTCTGTGATTTACACGATGGCGTCGGGTTCCAACTACGGTGTCGCCTATTGTTACGCGATCTGCCTATTTCAGGAGATGTTATGGATCCATTCAGCCGCCATCCAGGCGGGTGAATACTTTCATGGACCGTTTGAGGTCACAGATTTTGATGTCCCGTTTGTGCAATTGATGGGAGTCGGTCCCACGCGTGCAATCGACGAACGTGCGTTTTCCTTTGCTCAGAAATACAGCCGCCGCGTGACCGCACTCGACGCAAGAAAACTGGGCATCTCGGACTTTCCAGAAAGCATCGCTGAGTACCTTACTCCACTACTTTTTACCCCCATTCTACGCGCGTACATGGAAAAGCTGGCTGAAGCCAAAGGACATCCTCTCACCGTGCGCCGCTACATGTGGAAGTTGGAGTACTAA
- a CDS encoding LacI family DNA-binding transcriptional regulator, whose protein sequence is MIPPTEIRRGGAAATVTDVARAAGVSRATAARVLGDYGYVNVETRERVLAAARSLAYQANQLAKSVATGRSKTIGVVVADIDSPYFARAIRAITGTASAHGFVVILATTDEDIEVERDAVRVLLTKRVDGLIISPTSSSEVAHLARLSEIDCPIVLLDRRVPQLRADTFAVDNFRAAYEAVTMLIGRGHTDIALASNALAHPGQHLISSVRERIDGYRAALDDAEIPVDPQLVVMGGAEPQNLAHELRVLCSSPARPTAFLATESSVALVILNVLRELHFSIPDDVSLICFNNPDWTSITTPPLTVISQPIKELATAATEKLIARLTGAASNVRKETLLAATLIRRGSVSDVCHVQRSAVLTSPQPLKPPGKSMS, encoded by the coding sequence GTGATACCACCTACGGAAATCCGCCGCGGAGGCGCCGCTGCGACCGTTACCGACGTTGCCCGGGCGGCTGGTGTTTCACGGGCGACCGCTGCACGGGTGCTCGGTGACTACGGCTATGTCAATGTCGAAACTCGGGAACGCGTCTTGGCAGCCGCTAGGAGCTTGGCGTATCAAGCCAATCAACTCGCGAAGAGCGTGGCGACCGGCCGCAGCAAGACAATCGGTGTGGTGGTAGCGGACATCGACAGTCCGTATTTCGCACGCGCCATCCGGGCGATCACGGGTACTGCAAGTGCGCACGGTTTTGTCGTGATCCTTGCGACGACCGACGAAGATATAGAGGTAGAACGAGATGCCGTCCGCGTTCTGCTCACCAAGCGTGTCGACGGGTTGATCATCTCGCCAACATCGAGCAGTGAGGTAGCGCATCTCGCACGGCTTTCCGAGATTGATTGCCCGATTGTCCTCCTGGATAGGCGGGTACCCCAACTACGCGCCGACACGTTTGCGGTCGACAATTTCCGTGCCGCCTATGAGGCCGTCACCATGTTGATTGGACGAGGGCATACTGACATTGCGCTGGCGTCTAACGCTCTTGCACACCCGGGACAGCACCTAATTTCGTCCGTGCGGGAGCGTATCGACGGCTATCGCGCGGCGTTAGATGATGCTGAGATCCCGGTCGATCCCCAATTGGTCGTTATGGGTGGGGCGGAGCCCCAAAATCTGGCGCATGAATTGCGGGTACTCTGCAGCTCCCCTGCCCGACCTACCGCCTTTTTGGCCACGGAGAGTTCCGTTGCCCTTGTTATCTTGAATGTTCTCCGGGAGTTGCATTTCTCAATCCCTGACGATGTCTCGCTCATTTGCTTTAACAATCCCGACTGGACCTCTATAACGACACCGCCACTGACTGTAATTTCGCAGCCAATTAAGGAACTTGCTACTGCCGCCACAGAAAAGCTGATAGCGCGTTTGACGGGTGCCGCCTCAAACGTCCGCAAAGAAACCCTTCTTGCAGCGACACTTATTAGGCGCGGTTCCGTGAGTGATGTGTGCCACGTTCAAAGGTCTGCCGTTCTCACTTCCCCTCAGCCTTTGAAGCCTCCTGGGAAATCAATGTCCTGA
- a CDS encoding ABC transporter ATP-binding protein, with amino-acid sequence MTKTYGPVTALDNVSLDIKSGEFITLLGPSGSGKTTLLMVIAGFIRPNQGSLKFGDQEVILKAPHLRGVGMMFQNYALFPHMNVAANIAYPLKIRGEKSEVVKAKVNEVLEKVQLGEYGNRRISELSGGQRQRIALARAIVFKPKILLMDEPLSALDKNLREMMQLELRSMHEDLGMTTVLVTHDQREALTMSDRIAVLRNGKVTQLGTSESLYDAPNSEFVAAFMGESSFLEVEYKNTDFYYGDQKIQTDSSVFSDAPRHLLVLRPEKLDYVKPAQREAYNCFEGVVEQMLYQGESCLGYIRLNSGALIHVRRNLRESSRSEIPKKGDIVVVGLHRNETRIVKGE; translated from the coding sequence TTGACCAAGACCTATGGCCCTGTGACCGCGCTCGATAATGTCAGCTTGGACATCAAGAGCGGCGAGTTCATCACGCTCCTAGGTCCATCTGGCTCGGGGAAGACGACCCTTTTAATGGTGATTGCCGGGTTCATTCGTCCCAATCAAGGATCTCTGAAGTTCGGTGACCAGGAGGTTATTCTGAAGGCGCCGCACCTACGAGGCGTCGGAATGATGTTTCAAAACTACGCTCTGTTCCCCCATATGAACGTGGCCGCGAACATCGCCTATCCGCTGAAAATTCGCGGTGAGAAGAGCGAAGTCGTCAAGGCCAAGGTCAATGAAGTTTTGGAAAAAGTGCAACTAGGGGAATACGGAAACAGGCGTATTTCTGAGCTGTCCGGCGGCCAACGCCAGCGTATTGCCTTGGCTCGAGCTATAGTTTTCAAACCAAAAATACTTTTGATGGACGAACCGCTCTCTGCGTTGGACAAGAACCTTCGTGAGATGATGCAGCTTGAGTTGCGTTCGATGCACGAAGACCTGGGTATGACCACCGTGCTGGTTACGCATGATCAACGCGAAGCGTTGACGATGTCCGACCGAATTGCGGTCTTGCGAAATGGCAAAGTGACGCAATTAGGTACTTCTGAATCCCTCTATGATGCGCCGAACTCCGAATTTGTAGCTGCATTCATGGGCGAGTCCTCATTTCTTGAGGTCGAATACAAGAACACCGACTTCTATTACGGTGACCAAAAAATTCAAACAGATAGTTCGGTATTCTCCGACGCGCCAAGGCACTTGCTCGTTCTTCGTCCGGAAAAGCTGGATTATGTGAAACCCGCACAGCGAGAGGCCTACAACTGCTTTGAAGGCGTAGTCGAACAGATGCTGTACCAGGGCGAAAGTTGCCTGGGTTACATCCGGCTCAATTCCGGGGCGCTCATTCACGTCCGCCGCAATCTGCGGGAGAGTAGCAGGTCCGAGATTCCAAAAAAAGGCGACATAGTCGTTGTGGGCCTTCATCGCAATGAAACCCGTATAGTTAAGGGCGAGTAG
- a CDS encoding SDR family oxidoreductase: protein MTIAGKVVVITGASSGIGRATAVVLAEAGATVVLGARREDVLAEVARDIAAVGGKVAYKVTDVRVRADLEALVALAVERWGRLDVIVNNAGISPISRFDALQVEDWDAMIDVNLRGTLYGIAAALPVFARQRSGHVINVISTAGIKIVPTMGVYAATKNAVRTITETLRQEAGPHLRVTDVSPGMIATNLTDSFTNIAVRDAIAARIEEIAIPPTAIARGIAYAIDQPDDVDVGSIVIRPTAQD, encoded by the coding sequence ATGACTATAGCAGGCAAGGTAGTAGTGATCACAGGCGCCAGCAGCGGCATTGGCCGCGCGACCGCAGTTGTTCTGGCTGAGGCTGGCGCGACAGTGGTGCTTGGCGCGCGGCGCGAAGATGTCCTGGCGGAAGTTGCCCGGGACATCGCTGCTGTCGGCGGCAAGGTCGCCTACAAAGTGACCGACGTGCGCGTTCGTGCCGATCTCGAAGCGCTCGTGGCACTCGCGGTGGAGCGCTGGGGCAGGCTGGATGTCATCGTCAATAATGCAGGCATCAGCCCGATTTCGCGGTTTGATGCCCTGCAGGTCGAAGACTGGGACGCGATGATCGACGTGAACTTGCGCGGTACGCTGTACGGTATCGCCGCTGCGTTGCCTGTCTTCGCACGCCAGCGCAGCGGGCATGTCATCAATGTGATTTCAACAGCCGGCATCAAAATTGTGCCGACGATGGGCGTCTACGCCGCGACCAAGAATGCGGTACGAACGATCACCGAAACCTTGCGGCAGGAAGCGGGACCTCATCTGCGCGTTACCGACGTCTCGCCGGGTATGATTGCGACCAATCTAACAGACTCATTCACCAACATAGCGGTCAGGGATGCAATCGCAGCACGGATTGAGGAGATTGCTATCCCGCCCACAGCCATTGCCCGCGGCATCGCCTACGCGATCGATCAGCCGGACGACGTGGACGTCGGCAGCATCGTCATCCGACCTACCGCGCAGGATTAG
- a CDS encoding ABC transporter permease produces MVDALSMQAPSSAELINHAGLHRKSRVETAMLFGLSLPGIVVIFVALVLPVGLMMYLSFIGADGSLSLENYMRIWESPIYGKVFGITFTVAFATTAIVVLVGYPLAYFLSQLSDRASSIAMIGVLMPFWTAVLVRTYAWLILLQDGGIINDTLMHLGVISERLHLANNLTGTLIGMSHVMLPFLVLPLYASMKSIDPNLMSAASNLGARPSRAFWDIFFPLSMPGLLSGALIVFVLCLGFYVTPAVLGGGRVIMIAMRIEANVSIYSNWGAASSLGMVLIAITAVLLLVAYQISKLGGGAK; encoded by the coding sequence ATGGTTGATGCGTTATCTATGCAGGCGCCTTCAAGCGCAGAGCTAATAAACCACGCGGGTTTGCATCGTAAAAGTCGCGTGGAAACCGCGATGCTCTTTGGCTTGTCGCTGCCGGGCATTGTCGTGATATTCGTCGCTTTAGTTTTGCCCGTCGGCCTAATGATGTATCTATCTTTCATCGGCGCAGACGGTTCTTTAAGCCTCGAAAACTACATGCGTATCTGGGAAAGTCCGATATACGGTAAGGTCTTTGGTATCACCTTCACAGTTGCATTTGCGACCACCGCAATCGTAGTTCTCGTCGGCTATCCCCTTGCCTACTTCTTGTCACAATTGTCGGATCGTGCATCCTCCATCGCGATGATTGGCGTGCTTATGCCGTTCTGGACGGCAGTTCTGGTGCGCACATATGCGTGGCTTATTCTCCTGCAAGACGGGGGCATTATTAACGACACGCTGATGCACCTTGGTGTCATTAGTGAACGTCTACACCTAGCCAATAATTTAACCGGCACTCTTATCGGCATGTCCCATGTCATGTTGCCATTTCTCGTCCTACCGCTCTATGCCTCCATGAAATCCATTGATCCCAATCTGATGTCCGCGGCTTCCAATCTCGGAGCAAGACCAAGCAGAGCGTTTTGGGACATTTTCTTTCCGCTTTCGATGCCGGGCCTTCTGTCCGGCGCACTAATCGTATTCGTGCTCTGTTTGGGTTTCTACGTCACGCCCGCGGTTCTGGGCGGTGGTCGCGTGATCATGATCGCCATGCGTATCGAAGCCAATGTGAGTATCTATTCGAACTGGGGTGCAGCGAGTTCGCTTGGGATGGTCCTCATCGCCATTACAGCGGTTCTTCTACTCGTCGCTTATCAAATTTCGAAGTTGGGCGGAGGCGCCAAATGA
- a CDS encoding ABC transporter permease, with protein sequence MNWFKQSVTPTQITNLDRLWLYSFSIIVLVALVAPTLIVVPMSFSDSQYLEFPPRTYSFRWYLSYLQSPEWIRATVVSLRAAVITSVVATVIGTAAAYGIRVGSKLLAAPISAIFILPMAVPAILIAIGSLFIFVPLGLVNTTAGLVLAHTMLALPFVVIVTTAGLASYDMNQEMVARSLGATRARAFFTVTLPQIKFSVMTSALFAFFVSFDEVIIAMFISNGTGGTLNRKMFNALRDQVDPTIAAISTCLIAVSITLLVLAQIFRPRRDA encoded by the coding sequence ATGAACTGGTTTAAGCAGAGTGTTACCCCGACTCAGATTACAAATCTCGACCGGTTATGGCTTTATTCGTTCAGCATTATTGTGCTGGTGGCTCTTGTAGCGCCAACACTGATTGTAGTTCCAATGTCATTCTCCGATTCGCAGTATCTAGAGTTTCCGCCTCGTACCTATTCATTCAGATGGTACTTGAGTTACCTCCAATCGCCTGAATGGATACGGGCCACGGTCGTGTCACTTAGGGCCGCTGTTATTACGTCAGTTGTTGCGACTGTTATTGGTACCGCGGCGGCTTATGGGATCCGTGTCGGCAGCAAACTACTCGCCGCACCGATTTCGGCAATCTTTATCTTACCGATGGCAGTACCCGCGATTCTGATCGCAATCGGATCTCTCTTTATCTTTGTACCATTGGGACTGGTAAACACTACGGCTGGGCTTGTCTTGGCTCATACTATGCTTGCACTTCCATTCGTGGTGATTGTCACCACGGCGGGTCTAGCATCCTACGACATGAATCAAGAGATGGTAGCCAGAAGTCTCGGTGCCACCAGAGCGCGTGCTTTCTTCACCGTCACGCTACCGCAGATCAAGTTCTCGGTCATGACTAGTGCACTTTTCGCCTTTTTCGTTTCGTTCGATGAAGTCATCATCGCAATGTTCATTTCGAATGGGACGGGCGGCACGCTAAACCGCAAGATGTTCAACGCCTTGCGCGATCAAGTTGATCCTACAATCGCTGCCATATCGACTTGTTTGATAGCCGTCTCGATCACCTTGCTCGTGCTGGCTCAGATCTTCAGGCCGCGACGTGACGCTTAG
- a CDS encoding ABC transporter substrate-binding protein, with amino-acid sequence MNSIRRRLAVAVATAILVATGVASASAQDVVIVSSGGAWQDAQNSALWAPAAKKLGITYSQDTMQNWAEIRAQVESGSVSWDIVQISIADEPLARAAGVIEKLDPGVVDPKVYAPGSFTEYFVPNSSYATLIAWNKNTYGENGPKSAADFFDAKKFPGKRAMWNQPGGMIEAAALALGTPRDKVYEFLSTPEGKKAAMDKLAELAPHVSVWWESGAQAAQLVKDGEVDMIMTWGGRVVGAINDGAKWDYTFNDGQLGVDGYVVVKGAPHRDAAMKFLAEMSKAEYQAKLPDTFATAPANLKAFDVAGYSPEKIATMASAPQNIGLQYPVDPTWWAANGAWASEAYDNMRLSR; translated from the coding sequence ATGAACTCAATTCGTCGCAGGCTTGCGGTAGCTGTCGCTACAGCCATACTTGTTGCAACTGGCGTAGCATCAGCCTCCGCCCAAGACGTTGTGATTGTGTCGTCGGGCGGTGCCTGGCAGGACGCTCAGAACTCCGCGCTTTGGGCTCCGGCCGCCAAAAAACTTGGTATCACCTATTCGCAGGATACTATGCAAAACTGGGCCGAAATTCGCGCCCAAGTCGAATCCGGCTCCGTTAGTTGGGACATTGTACAGATTTCCATCGCCGACGAGCCACTAGCCCGCGCTGCAGGAGTGATCGAAAAACTCGACCCTGGTGTCGTTGATCCGAAAGTATACGCGCCAGGTTCCTTCACGGAATACTTTGTACCGAATAGCAGCTACGCGACCCTAATTGCCTGGAACAAGAACACCTATGGCGAAAACGGTCCGAAGTCAGCCGCCGATTTCTTCGATGCCAAGAAGTTTCCTGGAAAGCGCGCGATGTGGAACCAGCCCGGCGGGATGATTGAAGCTGCCGCTCTAGCCCTTGGTACGCCACGCGACAAAGTCTATGAGTTTCTTTCCACCCCAGAGGGTAAGAAGGCAGCAATGGACAAGCTCGCTGAACTTGCGCCTCACGTGTCCGTGTGGTGGGAGAGCGGCGCGCAGGCAGCGCAGCTCGTCAAGGACGGCGAAGTCGACATGATCATGACGTGGGGCGGACGCGTGGTTGGTGCTATCAATGATGGTGCAAAATGGGACTACACCTTCAACGACGGGCAGCTTGGCGTCGACGGTTACGTTGTCGTCAAGGGGGCACCGCACCGCGATGCGGCTATGAAATTCCTGGCTGAAATGTCTAAGGCCGAGTACCAGGCCAAGCTTCCCGATACCTTTGCAACGGCGCCGGCGAATTTGAAGGCTTTCGACGTTGCGGGATATTCGCCCGAGAAGATTGCGACAATGGCCTCTGCTCCGCAAAACATTGGCCTTCAGTATCCGGTTGATCCCACATGGTGGGCAGCAAATGGCGCCTGGGCTTCTGAAGCTTATGACAATATGCGGTTGTCCAGATAA
- a CDS encoding MmgE/PrpD family protein, with translation MTARTINIQGAQDMRAVKLAEWSASVVDIPAEVKAFSFLVVMDAVSCALAGLDNAGSVAARAVAIELWGDGGSSIWFTGDKASAHGAAFANAMATSILDYDDGHRMAEGHLAAAMVPAVLAEAEEIGANADRVLTAIAIGYEVATRIAKSRDPKTVLTGASGRWCGQGVVAAIGWLRGDDAMTIANAMALTDTIAPYAMATEDTQVGNHVKEAIPDGTKNGLEKLVAARNGMLGPIDFLDRDRFDGGVISRDVAGGWYIETTYFKPYSCCRWIHALLDALLVQRNLVKDWYDVKEITVGTFERTLTLNNQHKPKTLQSAQYSVPFCLASAAIYGAACLQPIKAELLSDPRVLALAEKVKVKVDADLEAVYPNETSGRVTISVDGGPSPDTVYVEIARGDSRNPMTFEERVEKLRRCGDGVLSDHEMKSLEGALIALRNEEQIAPLLKCISTKRQKNG, from the coding sequence ATGACGGCTCGAACAATCAATATTCAGGGCGCTCAAGACATGCGCGCCGTAAAGCTTGCGGAGTGGTCAGCGTCCGTTGTCGATATCCCCGCCGAGGTTAAGGCGTTCTCATTTCTGGTTGTAATGGATGCTGTCTCATGCGCGCTTGCAGGCTTGGACAATGCGGGTTCCGTTGCGGCGCGGGCAGTCGCAATAGAGCTTTGGGGCGACGGAGGATCTTCGATCTGGTTTACGGGGGACAAAGCGTCTGCGCACGGAGCAGCCTTCGCCAATGCGATGGCGACTTCAATTCTTGATTATGACGATGGTCATCGAATGGCCGAGGGCCACCTGGCCGCGGCCATGGTTCCGGCAGTATTGGCAGAAGCCGAGGAGATCGGTGCCAATGCTGATCGTGTGCTGACTGCAATAGCCATCGGCTATGAGGTTGCCACACGCATCGCTAAGTCACGCGATCCGAAAACCGTTTTGACTGGGGCGTCAGGCCGATGGTGCGGGCAGGGAGTGGTTGCGGCTATTGGGTGGCTGAGGGGCGACGATGCAATGACCATCGCGAATGCCATGGCCCTTACCGATACCATCGCACCTTATGCAATGGCCACCGAAGACACCCAGGTGGGAAATCACGTTAAGGAAGCTATTCCTGATGGGACGAAGAACGGGCTGGAAAAGCTCGTTGCTGCACGAAACGGGATGCTCGGCCCGATCGATTTTCTTGATCGGGACCGCTTCGACGGCGGGGTCATAAGCCGTGACGTCGCTGGCGGCTGGTATATCGAAACCACTTACTTCAAACCGTACAGTTGTTGCCGTTGGATACATGCTCTGCTTGATGCGCTGCTCGTCCAACGAAACCTTGTTAAGGACTGGTACGACGTCAAAGAAATTACTGTCGGCACGTTTGAGCGAACCCTAACGCTCAACAATCAGCACAAGCCTAAGACGCTGCAATCAGCGCAATACAGCGTTCCGTTTTGTCTGGCGTCGGCAGCGATTTATGGCGCGGCTTGTCTACAGCCCATCAAAGCAGAGCTTCTATCCGATCCCCGCGTGCTTGCACTGGCGGAAAAGGTCAAGGTCAAGGTCGATGCCGACCTGGAAGCAGTCTACCCCAACGAAACGTCGGGACGCGTCACTATTTCCGTGGATGGTGGACCGTCGCCGGACACCGTCTACGTCGAGATCGCAAGGGGCGATTCTCGGAATCCTATGACTTTTGAGGAGCGAGTCGAGAAACTCAGAAGATGCGGCGACGGCGTTTTAAGCGATCATGAGATGAAAAGCTTAGAGGGAGCCCTAATCGCGCTTCGCAACGAAGAGCAAATAGCTCCCTTGCTGAAATGCATCTCCACGAAGCGGCAAAAAAATGGCTGA
- a CDS encoding PfkB family carbohydrate kinase, giving the protein MGKLASGQAGLVGIGDNVVDHYVDQNVYYPGGNALNVAVLAHRFGLADTAYIGLIGDDEYGAHVRASLLAEGLSESHLRQAIGETGYSSCHIVDGDRVFLSSNAGGIRRRLTLRMDVDDLELIKRFGYVHTSCYSYLEPELQRIRTVVREISFDFSVKRDRDYLAAVCPMITLAFLSGSDLSDDERDSLIADLHGFGAQQVCITQGERGAVFSDGSRILKQGVVKATLVDTMGAGDAFIGGLLAARITGAELEAALSHAAASAAKACEWPGAFGYPHPVSS; this is encoded by the coding sequence TTGGGGAAATTAGCTTCAGGTCAGGCAGGACTTGTAGGTATCGGCGACAATGTCGTTGATCACTATGTCGATCAAAACGTCTATTATCCTGGCGGAAACGCGCTTAATGTCGCCGTTCTCGCGCATCGGTTCGGGCTCGCTGATACAGCCTATATTGGCCTTATCGGCGATGATGAATATGGTGCGCATGTCCGGGCAAGCCTTCTTGCTGAAGGTCTTTCGGAATCTCATCTACGCCAAGCGATTGGAGAAACCGGCTATTCCAGTTGTCATATCGTTGATGGCGATCGGGTCTTTCTGAGTTCAAATGCCGGCGGGATTAGAAGGCGGCTCACACTGCGTATGGACGTGGACGATCTCGAGTTGATCAAACGCTTCGGATACGTACACACGTCGTGCTATAGCTATCTGGAACCGGAATTACAGCGAATCCGAACGGTTGTGCGAGAGATCTCGTTTGACTTTTCAGTTAAACGCGACAGGGATTATTTGGCGGCCGTTTGTCCGATGATCACCCTGGCCTTTTTGTCCGGCTCGGATCTTTCCGATGACGAGAGAGACTCACTTATTGCCGACCTACACGGCTTTGGAGCTCAACAAGTGTGTATCACCCAAGGTGAACGCGGTGCTGTTTTCAGCGACGGATCTCGAATTCTAAAACAAGGTGTAGTCAAAGCAACCTTGGTAGACACCATGGGGGCGGGTGACGCATTTATCGGAGGACTTCTAGCCGCACGGATTACTGGCGCTGAGTTGGAGGCCGCGCTGAGCCACGCGGCTGCCTCCGCAGCAAAGGCGTGTGAATGGCCAGGAGCCTTCGGGTATCCGCATCCTGTCTCAAGCTAA
- a CDS encoding GntR family transcriptional regulator, translated as MIANFPILGELASEQAWQNVNRSFKWYTVAGRACGWLVTFKLEADQSAEMDDVLNKYPIYIQLQKKLLDAIHGREFEQGSRFPSERELSEKFGTSRVTMRKAIDRLVQMGVLERRPRSGTYLPERLFDRPISEHASYSVSDVVEKAGHVPGSKLLYFERKLAGKISAAKLEIDVETPIISIQRLRSVDGIPVCVEFIEIPAHLVPGLSASDVLENKSLYAYFRNVYHLSFRNKTSTISVHWATATEAEFLNLPAGSPVLKFESVNVSNDGIPFEFLRSLNHPDHVSFSLNHGKQLELASTSAPISMMMTGTM; from the coding sequence ATGATCGCCAACTTTCCCATACTGGGAGAACTGGCGTCAGAACAGGCGTGGCAAAATGTGAACAGGAGCTTTAAGTGGTACACTGTAGCCGGGCGAGCCTGCGGCTGGCTCGTAACGTTTAAGCTAGAGGCGGATCAAAGCGCTGAAATGGATGATGTTTTGAATAAATACCCAATTTACATTCAGCTCCAAAAGAAATTGCTGGATGCAATTCACGGCCGAGAGTTTGAACAGGGCAGCCGTTTTCCTTCTGAAAGGGAGCTGTCCGAAAAGTTTGGCACAAGCCGTGTCACCATGCGAAAAGCCATCGACCGGCTAGTGCAGATGGGGGTGCTTGAGCGGCGCCCTCGTAGCGGAACTTATCTACCAGAGCGCCTCTTTGATCGGCCTATTAGTGAACATGCATCATACAGTGTTTCGGACGTTGTGGAAAAAGCTGGGCATGTACCGGGATCGAAGCTTCTGTATTTCGAGCGCAAACTAGCTGGCAAGATCAGTGCCGCGAAGCTCGAAATCGATGTCGAAACTCCGATTATCTCTATCCAAAGACTGCGTTCGGTAGATGGCATTCCAGTATGTGTTGAATTTATCGAGATACCGGCTCATCTAGTGCCAGGGCTATCAGCAAGCGATGTGCTTGAAAACAAGTCACTATATGCATACTTTCGAAACGTTTATCATCTGAGTTTCCGTAACAAGACGTCCACAATCAGCGTTCATTGGGCGACGGCGACCGAAGCGGAATTTCTGAACTTACCAGCCGGGTCTCCCGTACTCAAATTTGAATCCGTCAATGTCTCGAACGACGGTATCCCCTTTGAATTTCTTCGTTCATTAAATCACCCAGACCACGTCAGTTTCTCGCTCAATCATGGGAAGCAGCTAGAGCTCGCTTCAACATCGGCTCCCATCAGCATGATGATGACCGGCACCATGTAG